The Candidatus Auribacterota bacterium genome contains a region encoding:
- a CDS encoding HEAT repeat domain-containing protein: protein MKRYPVPDIRHALLIALLCAPGTCRCGFSEEAKTAEDYLKKLSALTARVVGGDMETRRTTAKLLRDMGEPVLQYLDAELKSPAPERRRQAAFVLGEIGSPSGRASLSPALRDRDGAVRAAAVSALGKLGEKGSAREIAALLTDRDAQVRAESVRVLGELRATEHTEQIERLLFDPSEQVKAHAIQAVGNLRDRSAVPALLRALDSPSAGIRNNAVIALGKIGDPSALPKIRMAMGDADQWVRSSAAAALGERGDRDAIPLLITAASDKSCYVRGAAAGALGALKAPSTIAPLCTLLSDQSPSGFSILEPYRQTEVREEAAEALGKITGLTHGFSKTAGAAEREEALQKWQEWCAAQMPTPTPVK from the coding sequence GTGAAGCGATACCCCGTCCCGGATATCAGGCATGCCCTGCTCATTGCCCTCCTCTGCGCGCCCGGCACCTGTCGCTGCGGGTTTTCGGAAGAAGCCAAAACGGCGGAGGACTATCTGAAAAAACTGAGCGCCCTGACTGCACGGGTGGTCGGGGGCGATATGGAGACCCGCAGGACAACCGCCAAGCTCTTGAGAGACATGGGAGAGCCGGTCCTTCAGTATCTCGACGCTGAGTTAAAATCACCCGCCCCGGAGCGCCGCCGCCAGGCAGCATTCGTCCTCGGCGAGATCGGCAGCCCCTCGGGCCGTGCGTCCCTCAGCCCGGCGCTCAGGGACCGGGATGGAGCGGTGAGGGCGGCGGCGGTGAGCGCGCTCGGGAAACTCGGCGAAAAGGGATCGGCGCGGGAGATCGCGGCCCTGCTGACCGACCGCGACGCACAGGTCAGGGCGGAATCAGTACGCGTGCTCGGAGAGCTGCGCGCGACCGAGCACACCGAACAGATAGAGCGGCTGCTCTTCGACCCGAGTGAGCAGGTCAAGGCACATGCGATCCAGGCTGTCGGCAACCTGAGGGACCGGAGCGCGGTACCCGCGCTGCTGCGGGCGCTCGATTCGCCGTCAGCCGGCATCAGGAACAACGCGGTCATTGCGCTGGGCAAGATCGGCGATCCGTCGGCATTGCCCAAGATACGAATGGCCATGGGAGACGCCGATCAATGGGTCCGGAGCTCCGCAGCGGCGGCGCTGGGCGAGAGGGGTGACAGAGACGCGATTCCCCTCCTGATTACGGCTGCGTCGGACAAGAGTTGTTACGTGCGGGGGGCGGCAGCGGGCGCGCTGGGTGCTCTGAAGGCGCCATCGACAATCGCGCCTCTCTGCACACTCCTGAGCGACCAGTCCCCGAGCGGGTTTTCCATCCTCGAACCCTACCGGCAGACGGAGGTGCGCGAGGAGGCCGCCGAGGCATTAGGCAAGATCACCGGCCTCACCCACGGATTTTCGAAAACCGCCGGCGCGGCTGAGAGGGAAGAGGCACTCCAGAAATGGCAGGAATGGTGCGCCGCTCAAATGCCCACCCCCACACCAGTCAAATGA
- a CDS encoding 6-carboxytetrahydropterin synthase, which translates to MKKERFLLTTSATFDAAHSIRASGGICEKLHGHSWRIEATFSGSLGTGGVVRDFLELEREVRRLVISKLDHSNLNDSFEMPTTELICRWIWTQLSPLGVVELRLWETPIFSVTYRGDQ; encoded by the coding sequence ATGAAAAAAGAAAGATTCCTGCTCACCACCTCTGCAACATTCGATGCCGCCCACAGCATACGGGCATCAGGCGGAATCTGCGAAAAGCTCCATGGACACAGTTGGAGGATCGAGGCCACGTTCTCCGGCTCCCTGGGAACGGGCGGGGTCGTGCGGGATTTCCTTGAGCTTGAGCGGGAGGTCAGAAGACTCGTGATTTCCAAACTGGACCACTCCAACCTCAATGACTCCTTTGAAATGCCGACCACCGAGCTTATCTGCCGCTGGATATGGACTCAGCTCTCGCCGCTCGGCGTTGTCGAATTGCGGCTCTGGGAGACCCCTATATTTTCTGTCACGTACAGAGGAGACCAGTAG